Within the Deinococcus aerolatus genome, the region TGCAGGTAATCCTCCACCGCATTGGTGCACGCCTGATCCATGAACTCCAGCTTGCCCGGCACGGCCCCGGCGGCAATGGCCGCACTCACGGCCTCAGCGGCCTGTCCCACCTCGGCAAAATGGGCCATCAATGTGCGGGTGAACTTTGGCGGCGGTGTCAAACGCAGCGTGGCAGAAGTGATCAGACCCAGCGTGCCCTCCGAGCCGATCAGCAGACCCGCCAGATCGTAGGCGTCGCGCGTCAGGGTGTGCAACTCACCCTCGGCATCAACAAAGTCCAGCGCGGTCACGTAATCGCCAGTCACGCCGTACTTGAAACACAGCGGGCCGCCCGCGTTCTCGCCCAGGTTGCCGCCGATGGTGCTGGTGCGAAGGCTGGCCGGGTCCGGCGGGTAGATCAGGCCGTGGGGTCTGGCCGCATCAGTCACGGCCAGGGTGATCACGCCCGGCTGGGCGACGGCCTCGCGCCGCTCGGGGAAGATCTCCAGTTTCGACATGCGGGTAAACGAGACCACCACGCCCGGCTGCATGGGGGCCGCGCCTCCGCTGAGGCCGCTGGCCGCCCCGCGTCCGACGATGCTCACGCCTGCCCGCCGCGCCGCCTTGACGGTGGCGATCACATCTTCGGTGCTTTCGGGCAATACAACGGCTAAGGGCGTGACCCCGAACTGAATCGCGTCGAACCGGTAGCTCAGCCGCTCGGCCAGACTGGACAGCACCTTCCTCGGCCCCAGCAGGCGCGTGAGTTCGGCGGCCAGCGCGTTGTCGCCCCCACCCCCGGACCGGGGCTTGCGGGCCGGCGAGGTGGTGGTGAGGGCGAGTTTCTCGGTGGTCATGGCTGGCCTCCAGCGGGCCTGGCTGCGGAGATCACACCTGTCATATGACTGCCCGACGGTTGAACGGTTTGACCCACGGTCACAACTCGCCCCGGTACGCCCGGTCCAGCACTTCCACCGTGTGCATCACCGGCACCGGGCTGCCCTGACGGCGCACATGGCTCTGAATCTGGGTGTGGCAACCGATGTTGCCGCTGGCGATCAGGTCCGGCGTGGTGGACAGGATATGCCCAGCCTTGCGTGCGCCCAGTTGCCCGGCCAGTTCGGGCTGTTCCAGGTTGTAGGTGCCGGCCGAGCCGCAGCACAGGTCACCCTCCGGAATTTCCACGATGCTCACGCCGGGAATCATTCGCAGCAGTTCGCGCGGCGCGGCGCGGACCCCCTGCGCGTGGGCCAGATGGCAGGCGTCGTGGTAGGCAACCTTGAGGGGACGCGAGGCGGGCATGAACGGTTCCAGCCCACCCTCCCGCGCCAGTCCCGCCAGATACTCGCTGATGTCCTGCACTTTGGCCGCGAAGGCCTTCGCCCGTGCCTCATCGTGCAGGCCGTGCAGGATCACCGGGTATTCCTTGAGGCCCGCGCCGCAGCCCGCCGCATTGGACAGGATGGCGTCGTAGTCGTCGGGATTGAAGGCGTCCAGATTGGCGCGCACCAGCCGCAGCGCCTCGTCCCGCGCCCCGGTGTGCAGCGCGGCAGCCCCGCAGCAGCCCTGGCCTTCCGGCACCACCACCTCGATGCCGTTGCGGGCCAGCACGCGCAGTGTGGCGGCGTTGAAGTTGGGCGCAAGGGCCTGCTGAGCGCATCCGGTCAGGAACGCCACCCGGCCCCGGCGCTGCCCCCGTGCGGGCGTGAGCGGCGGGCTGGGCTGCATCGCGGGGACGTGTTCGGGCAGCAGGTCGAGGGGGCCACGCAGCGCGGCGGGCAGCGCCGGGGCCAGCGGCTTGGCGTACTGCCCGACGCGGGCGGCCACGCTGAACAGCCTAGGCGCGGGCAAGGCCTTGAGAATGGCGTAACGCTTGGCCCGGTCCAGTGGGCTGCGCCGCCGCTGCGGCTCGCTCCAGCCACGAAAACTGGTGATCAGCTCGCCGTAGGGCACGCCGCTGGGACAGGCGGTCACGCAGGCCTGACAGCCCAGGCAACGGTCCAGGTGCGGCGCGGCGTCCAGCAGATCCAGGCCGCCTTCCAGCACCTCCTTCATCAGCACGATGCGGCCACGCGGGCTGTCCATCTCGTCGCCCAGCAGCGCGTAGGTGGGGCAGGCGGGCAGGCAGAAGCCGCAGTGCACGCAGGCGTCGACGGCATGCGCCATCACCTCGCCCTGCGGCCCCAGGGCCTGCACAGGAATGTCGTTGTTCACGGGTTGACCTTCACGCCGACAGGATAGACGCCGGTGGCCGGGGCGAAGGTCACGCGGGAATGGATTGGGCTAGAGGTGGGGGCAGTGGAAGACAGCCGGGCCTCAATTACCGGGCGTCGGCTCAAGGTGCCCACCGACAGTCGTCAAATGAAGGTTAAGGCCCCTTCGTGATGCGGCCCAGCGTCAGGACGCGGGAAAGGGGCGCACACTCGGGCCATGACCTCCTCTCCCCTGCCCCTCTCGGTTCTGGATCTGGTACCGATTCCCTCCGGCTCGGACGCCACGGCGGCCCTGCGCGAATCCCTGCGGCTGGCGCAACACGCCGAGGACCTGGGCTACCAGCGCTACTGGGTGGCCGAACACCACAACATGGGCGCGGTGGCGTCCAGCGTGCCGCTGGCGGTGCTGGCGGCGGCCTCGCAGGTCACGCGGCGCATCCGGCTGGGATCCGGCGGCGTGATGCTGCCCAACCACGCGCCGCTGGCCGTGGCCGAGGGCTACCGCCTGCTCTCGGCGCTGGCCCCGGGCCGGGTGGACCTGGGCCTGGGCCGCGCGCCGGGCACCGACGGACGAACGGCGCGGGCCTTGAGAGGCGCGGCTGGCCCGATGGAAGAGCCCTTCGAGCGGCAACTCGCGGAACTGATCGCCTTCGGCACCGGCGAGTTCCCGGCGGGGCATCCCTTCGCCGGAACGGTGGCGGCTCCGGCAGGCGTGGGGCTGTTTCCGCCGCTGTGGCTGCTGTCCAGCAGCGGCTACGGCGCACATGTGGCCGCCCGCATTGGCGCGGGGCTGGCCTTCGCGTGGCACATCAACCCCGACACGGCGGGGGCGGCAGCGGCGGCCCAGGCTTACCGCTCCGCCTTCGAACCCTCGGCGCAGTTCCCCAGGCCCCAGGTGATCGTCGCCGCCAACGTGATTTGCGCCCCCACCCGCGCCGAGGCCGAGGAACTGAGCCTGCCGCTGGGCCTGATGTTCCTGCGCCTGACCCGCGGCGAGGTGGCCTCGTTTCCCAGCGTGCAGGAGGCCCGCGACTACCCCTACACCCCGCAGGAACAGGCGGTGGCCGAGGCGTCGCGTGCCCGCGCCATCGTGGGCGATCCGGCAACGGTGGCGGCCCGCCTGCAGCGTCTGGCCCACGACGTGGGGGCCGACGAACTGATCCTGACCACCATGACGCACGACCCGGCGGCGCGCCGACGCTCCTACACCCTGGTGATGGAGGCAGTGCGCGAGGGGGCGGCAGTAGCGGCCTTCTGACCGGAACTTCTGCAGGAACGTCGCCCGGCTGACCCGGCGGGCCGGACGCAAAAACCCCCGTCTCAGAGAGGACGGAGGCCACAGCTTTGAGAGGTTCTACTTCACGAACAGCATCTGCCGGTACGTTGGCAATGGCCACAGCTTGAAATCGATCAGGTTCTCCAGTCGGTCGGCCACGGTCCGGACCTCCCGCATGGCAGGCAGCACCGCGTCGCGCATGTGGTAGGCCTTCTGGTGGACTTCCTCGCCGCCCTGGGCCTCGTTCTGCTCGCGCAGGACCTGCAGGGCGTCGTACAGGCTGTCGGTCAGTTCGCCCACCTCCCGCCTCACTCCGGCGGCGGCGCGGCTGCCTTCGGGAACGTCCTTCAGCGCCGCCAGGTAGCTCAGGGCCGCCGGCAGAATCTGGCGCTGCGCCATGTACTCGGTGGTCTCGCCCTCGATGTTGACGGTCTTGAAATAGATGTCGAACATGATCTCCTGTCGGGCCGCCAATTCGCGGTCATTCAGGATTTCCAGCCGGCCGAACAGCTCGACGTTCTTGGGGCTGTGCAGATGTTCCACCGCGTCTAGGGCAGTCCGCAGGTTCAGCAGGCCGCGCTGATGTTCGGCCTCCTGGTGCCACTCGTCGCTGTAGCCATCGCCGTCAAAGACGATGCGCTGGTGTTTTTTGTAGGTGTCGCGCACCAGCTCGGCCAGCGCCGTGTCCAGTTCCTGGCCGCCGTCCACCCGGGCCTGCAGGTCCGTGATCAGCTGGCCCACCGAATCGGCCACGATGGTGTTCATGACGGTGATGGGAAAGGAGATGCTCTGGGAACTGCCCACCGCACGGAACTCGAACTTGTTGCCGGTAAAGGCAAACGGACTGGTGCGGTTGCGGTCTCCGGCATGCACCGGGATTTCCGGCAATACGCGGCTGCCCAGCCCCATCAGCCCTGCCGATTTGCCGCGTCCGCCCTGCCCGCTGGCAAGGCGCTCGTAAATATCGCTCAGCTCACTGCCCAGAAAGATGCTGATGATCGCGGGCGGAGCCTCGGCGGCCCCCAGGCGGTGATCGTTGCTGGCGCTGGCCACGCAGGCACGCAGCAGGTCCTGGTGCTCGTCCACGGCCTTGAGGACGGCAGACGTAAAGAACAGGAACTGCATGTTCTCGTCGGGGGTGTCGCCGGGGTCCAGCAGGTTCTCGCCCGCGTCGGTGGCCATGCTCCAGTTGCAGTGCTTGCCGCTGCCGTTGACCCCGGCAAAGGGTTTCTCGTGCATCAGGCAGACCAGGCCGTACTTGCGGGCGGTGGTCCGCAGCACCTGCATCATCAGCTGCTGGTGATCGGCGGCGATGTTGCTGTTCTCGAAGATCGGGGCCACCTCGAACTGACCGGGGGCCACCTCGTTGTGGCGGGTCTTGACCGGAATACCCAGCGCGTACAGCTGCATCTCGGCGTCGGTCATGAAGCTCAGGATGCGGTCCGGAATTGCGCCGAAGTAGTGGTCCTCCAGTTCCTGCCCGCGTGGGGGCTTGGCCCCGAACAGGGTACGTCCGGTCATCACCAGATCGGGACGGCGGTAGTAGTACTCCTCAGCGATCAGGAAGTATTCCTGCTCCGCACCCAGGCTGCTGGTCACGCGGGTGCCCTCGGACGCGCCGAACAGCTTGAGGGCCGGCGTGACCGCCTTGTTCAGCGCCTCGATGGAACGCAGCAGCGGAATCTTGAGGTCCAGCGCCTCGCCCCGCCACGACGCGAACACGCTGGGAATGCACAGCGTCGCGCCGTTGGCGTGCCGGACCACAAAGGCCGGCGACGAGGGGTCCCAGGCGGTGTAGCCGCGCGCCTCGAAGGTGGCCCGCAGGCCCCCGGACGGAAAGCTCGACGCATCCGGTTCGGCCTGGATCAGCTCCTTGCCCGAGAAAGACATGATTGCCACGCCGTCCCCGGCCGGGTTCAGGAACGAGTCGTGCTTCTCGGCGGTGCCGCCGGTCAGCGGCTGAAACCAGTGGGTGTAGTGGGTGGCGCCCATTTCCATGGCCCAGGTCTTCATGGCCAGCGCCACCGTGTCGGCGATGGTGGGGTCCAGCGTCTCGCCGCGCTCGGCGGTGGCCTGCAGGCTCTTGAACGCGCTCTTGCTCATGCGTGTCTTGAGCTGGTCCACCGTCAGCACGTCACTGGCAAACTTCTCGGTGATCAGCTGGCTGGGCGTGGGCTGCGCGGTGGCCTCCACGCGCCAGTTGCGGGCCGCCGAGTTGACATCGAAATCCTGGTTGTTGCCGGTCTGAGTCATAGTCGCTCCCCCTGGAGAACACCACACATAGGCGGACGCCGGGGCTGATCGCCTGCTGGCCCCGGAGCCGTCCGCCGCTGGTCTGTCATCGGGGGTAAGTATAGGGGGCCGGTCGGGAGCGGTCAACGCACTTCTCTGAACAAGTGGCCGGGAAATTCCCCATGATAGGACACGGCGACGGCGGATTGAGCAATCTGTTCAGGTGAAGGGTGCGATCTGTTAAGAAGTGGGGATACAGATTGCACACCAGCGGCGCTCCGGCTCCTCCTGCCCGTTAGAGGGGCTGGCCGGTCAGGCTGCGGGCGCAGGCCTTCAGCCCCTGCGGCGTCCCCTCAGACAGCATCTCGCCGCACGCGCCGCCGCCCATCCGATTCTGGTCAATGCTGATCGGCGCGTTCAGGTGCTCGATGCGGTCCACGTCCGGCTGACCGTCATGCGGCAGGAATCCCTGAAAGCCGTGAGTCTCGTCCAGCCGCCGCGGCACCTCGGCGGTGCTGGTGTCGAAGACCAGCGAGGACTTGCCGGACCCCGCCATGCCGGTAAACACCGTGATCTGCCCTTGGAAATGCACAACGACACGACTTTGAGGTTGTTGTCGTGTGCGCCGTATACCTCGATGAAGTGCCGCCGGGTCATCTGTGAACCTCCGGTGGTCTTCAGGCTCCCTGACATTCATGTGAGAACCCCTGCACGGCAGAGCTTCATCCCGTCTTACCTCTGGGGCGGCTGTGCCGTGTCCGCTTGCCTGCGCCACCGGACGCTACCCTGGGCTCAGAACGTTCCCGGAGGTAACCCGCACATGACCCCTTCCCCCGCAGCCGAGCGGGCCGAGATCCTCTCGCGCCTGCAAGACGCCCAGATCAAGTTTCTGCGCCTGCAATTCACCGACATCCTGGGCACCACCAAGAACGTGGAGGTGCCGCCCTCGCAGTTCGAGAAGGCGCTGAGCGGCGACGTGACCTTTGACGGCAGCGCCGTGGAGGGCTTTACCCGCGTCGAGGAATCCGACATGTTGCTGCGCCCGGACCTGGGCACCTTCCTGATCTACCCGCCGTTCTCGCGGGAAGAGGGCGAGCGCGGCGCGGTGGCCCGGCTGATCTGCGACGTGACCCTGCCCGACGGCACGCCGTTCGAGGGCGACCCCAGGCGGGTGCTGCAACGCCAGATCGAGCGGGCGCATGGCCTGGGCTACGAGATGTTCGTCGGCACCGAGCCGGAGTTCTTCCTGTTCGAGCGCACCCCGGCGGGCCTGGGCAGCACCGTCACGCATGACCGGGCCGGCTACTTTGATCTGGCCCCCATCGACAAGGGCGAGCGCATCCGGCGCGAGATTGCCAACAAGCTGGTCGAGATGGGCTTCGAGATCGAGGCCTCCCACCATGAGGTGGCCCCCGGCCAGCACGAGATCGACTTTCGCTACGCCCCAGCGCTGGAGACGGCGGACCGCATCGCCACCTTCAAATTCGTGGTCAAGCGGGTGGCGCTGGAGTACGGCCTGCTGGCCAGCTTTCTGCCCAAGCCGCTGGCGGGCGTCAGCGGCAGCGGCATGCACTGTCACCTGAGCCTGTTCAGGAACGGTCAGAACACCTTTGCCGACGAGAGCGGCGAATACGGCCTGTCCAGGACCGCCGAGAATTTCATCGCCGGGCTGCTGGACCACGCCGAGGGCATGACCGCCATCACCAATCCTCTGGTCAACAGCTACAAACGGCTGGTGCCGGGCTTTGAGGCCCCGGTGAACATCGCCTGGAGCACCAGCAACCGCTCGGCACTGGTCCGCATTCCGGCCAAGCGCGGAAACTCCACCCGCGCCGAACTGCGGATGCCGGACCCCAGTTGCAATCCATATCTGGCGCTGGCGGTCATGCTGGCCGCCGGCCTGGACGGCATCGAGCGGGGCCTGGAGCCGCCACCCGCCATTGCCCGCAACATCTTCAGGATGACCGTGCGCGAGAAGCGCCACCACCGCGTCAAGGAACTGCCCACCGACCTGCGCGAGGCCCTCGACGAACTGGGCAAGGACGAGGTGCTGCGCCGCGCCCTGGGCGAACACGTCATGGACCACTTCGTGGCGGCCAAGCGCGCCGAGTGGCGCGAGTACAGCGCCGCCGTGCATGCCTGGGAACTGGAACGGTACCTGGACCTGGTGTAGCTCCGGAGTCCTGCCATCACATACCCCTCGCTGTATTAAGACCCCGGATGAAGAACATCACAGCGCCTTCTTGCTGTATTTATATTGCGCCAAAGTGACACTTCTCGGCAACTATTCTTCGGCAATGCCGCAGTCTGAACGTCGGAGTTCCAAAGGTCTGATGAGGGGCGCATTGACTTCACCTTAAGTCATCTCTAGAATCTCGCTATCGCAACCACACGCAATGCATGCCCAAGGGCCTGCGGCGCACCTATATCCGGAGGAATTATGAAGAAGACTGCACTGAGCCTTTCTGTACTCGCCGCGTTGGCCCTCGGCACCGCCAGCGCCCAGACCACCATCAAGATTGCCACCATCAGCCCGCTGTCCGGCGGCCAGAGCAACCTGGGCACCCAGATTCGCAACGGCGCGCAGCTGGCCGTCAACGAGTACGCCCCGCAGTTCAAGAAGCTGGGCTTCAACCTGCAGCTTGTTCCCTACGACGACCAGGCCGATCCGGCCACCGGCACCGCCGCCGCCCGCAAGATCGCCGCCGACAACCAGATCCTGGCTGTGGTGGGCACCCTGAACAGCGGCGTGGCCATTCCCGCCAGCGCGGCCCTGGCACCCAGCAACCTGGTGATGATCAGCCCGGCCAACACCGCCAACCAGGTCACCGACCGCGGACTGGCCAACATGAACCGCATCGTGGCCCGCGATGATTCGCAGGGTCCGGCCGGCGCCAACTTCATCATGGACAACCTGAAGGCCAAGAAGGTCTACGTCCTGAACGACAAGACCGCCTACGGTGAAGGGCTGGCCGCCGAGGTCGAGAAGGCCCTCAAGGCCAAGGGCGTGACCATCTCCGGCAGCGAGGGCACCGAGGAAAAGAGTGACTTTTCCAGCATCGTGGCCAAGATCAAGCTGACCCGCCCCGACGCCATCTACTTCGGCGGCATCTACAACCAGATCGGCGTGTTCATCAAGCAGCTGCGCGGCGCGGGCATCACCACCCCTGTCGTCGGCGGCGACGGCCTCGACAGCAGCGAGCTGCCGACCATCGTGGGCAAGGCCGGCGCCAACAACATCTACTACACCACCGTGGCTGCCCCGCTGGAAGCCCTGCCTGCCGCCAAGACCTTCGCGGCCAGCTTCCAGAAGACCTTCAACAACCCTGCCCAGGGCTTTGGGGCCTTCGGCTATGACGCCGCCACCGTGACCCTCAAGGGCCTGCTGGAAGCCATCCGCGCCAATGGCAACAAGGCTCCGACCCGCAAGATGGTGCAGGACACCATTCGCAAGGGCACCTACAAGGGCCTGCTGTCGGGTGAAGTCAGCTTCAACAGCGTCGGTGACCGCAAGGCCGCCACCCTGTACGTGATGAACATCAAGGACGGCAAGGCCGTGCTGGAAACCAGCCTGCCGGTCAAGCCCCCCAAGAACTGAATCTCGCCTTTGATTGACCTTGGGGCCGGGCCACGTGCCTGGCCCCTTTTTTGAGAACTCCGGGGCACGGAGACGGTTTGGAAGTGATTCCACCTGTCATCCGCGCCGCATTCCAAGAGTAGAATGCCGTCGATTTTACCCTCGCCGTTATTTCTGAGTCCCGCTACACCCCCTTCATTCATTGAAAGGAGCTGATTTCTTTGGAACTTTCTGTCCTGCTGCCCTTCATCGTCAACGTTATCGTGGGCGGCCTGATCCTGGGATTCGTTTACGCCATCATCGCGCTGGGCTACACCATGGTGTACGGCGTGCTGCAACTGATCAATTTCGCGCACTCGGAGGTGTTCATCACCGGCGCGGTGGTGGGCTTCGAGATTTTCCGCATCCTTCAGGACTCGCCGATGAATGGCTACCTCAAGTTGCTGCTCGCGCTGATGTCCGCCATGGTGGTCTCGGGACTGCTGAATGTGCTGATCGAGCGCCTGGCGTACCGCCCGCTGCGCGGCGCGCCCCGGCTGGTGCCGCTGATCACAGCCATCGGGGTATCGCTGATCCTGCAAGACGTGCTGCGCTTTCTCGAAGGATTGCAGGGGCGCTTTGACCTGACCTACACGCTGCCCGCCGGATTCGGCAACAAGTTCTGCGCCGCCGAGGGCAGCAGTTGTGCGCCGCTGGGCAACTTCCTGCGCAGCGTTGGCGTGGACGTGCAGCTCAAAGACGTGATTCTGGTTGTGGTGGCCCTGGTCAGCCTGACCGTGCTGAATTACGTGGTCAACCGCACCCGGCTGGGCAAGGCGATTCGCGCCGTGTCGCAAGACCGCGTGACTGCGGGCCTGATGGGCATCGATTCCAACCGGATGATCAGCGCCACCTTCCTGATCGGTGGGGCGCTGGGCGGCGTCAGCGGCGTGCTGTTCGGCATCAAGTTCGGCACGGTCAATGCCTACAGCGGCTTTGACCCCGGCATCATCGCCTTCACGGCGGCCGTGCTGGGCGGCATCGGCAGTATTCCCGGCGCGGTGCTGGGCGGGCTGTTGCTGGGCGTGATCCAGAACCTGATCGGCGTGATGAACATCTTCGGCGACCTGCTGGGCATCGATAACCTGGGCACCATC harbors:
- a CDS encoding FAD-binding oxidoreductase, which gives rise to MTTEKLALTTTSPARKPRSGGGGDNALAAELTRLLGPRKVLSSLAERLSYRFDAIQFGVTPLAVVLPESTEDVIATVKAARRAGVSIVGRGAASGLSGGAAPMQPGVVVSFTRMSKLEIFPERREAVAQPGVITLAVTDAARPHGLIYPPDPASLRTSTIGGNLGENAGGPLCFKYGVTGDYVTALDFVDAEGELHTLTRDAYDLAGLLIGSEGTLGLITSATLRLTPPPKFTRTLMAHFAEVGQAAEAVSAAIAAGAVPGKLEFMDQACTNAVEDYLHLGLPRDAGAVLLVDTDGDDLDTVEEERALVEAACLEAGGVVRRAEGEAEAAALWQARRSVSPALGRIRPQRMNEDIVVPRSVLPEVVRQIRALGDASGLKLVQFGHIGDGNLHPNILFDPRTESTEAVHTLAHEIALVAIRHGGVLSGEHGIGTMKRDFMRDAVDPETMTALWNVKRALDPSGALNPGKILPEEPHA
- the glcF gene encoding glycolate oxidase subunit GlcF, with translation MNNDIPVQALGPQGEVMAHAVDACVHCGFCLPACPTYALLGDEMDSPRGRIVLMKEVLEGGLDLLDAAPHLDRCLGCQACVTACPSGVPYGELITSFRGWSEPQRRRSPLDRAKRYAILKALPAPRLFSVAARVGQYAKPLAPALPAALRGPLDLLPEHVPAMQPSPPLTPARGQRRGRVAFLTGCAQQALAPNFNAATLRVLARNGIEVVVPEGQGCCGAAALHTGARDEALRLVRANLDAFNPDDYDAILSNAAGCGAGLKEYPVILHGLHDEARAKAFAAKVQDISEYLAGLAREGGLEPFMPASRPLKVAYHDACHLAHAQGVRAAPRELLRMIPGVSIVEIPEGDLCCGSAGTYNLEQPELAGQLGARKAGHILSTTPDLIASGNIGCHTQIQSHVRRQGSPVPVMHTVEVLDRAYRGEL
- a CDS encoding LLM class flavin-dependent oxidoreductase, translating into MTSSPLPLSVLDLVPIPSGSDATAALRESLRLAQHAEDLGYQRYWVAEHHNMGAVASSVPLAVLAAASQVTRRIRLGSGGVMLPNHAPLAVAEGYRLLSALAPGRVDLGLGRAPGTDGRTARALRGAAGPMEEPFERQLAELIAFGTGEFPAGHPFAGTVAAPAGVGLFPPLWLLSSSGYGAHVAARIGAGLAFAWHINPDTAGAAAAAQAYRSAFEPSAQFPRPQVIVAANVICAPTRAEAEELSLPLGLMFLRLTRGEVASFPSVQEARDYPYTPQEQAVAEASRARAIVGDPATVAARLQRLAHDVGADELILTTMTHDPAARRRSYTLVMEAVREGAAVAAF
- a CDS encoding glutamine synthetase III family protein, which translates into the protein MTQTGNNQDFDVNSAARNWRVEATAQPTPSQLITEKFASDVLTVDQLKTRMSKSAFKSLQATAERGETLDPTIADTVALAMKTWAMEMGATHYTHWFQPLTGGTAEKHDSFLNPAGDGVAIMSFSGKELIQAEPDASSFPSGGLRATFEARGYTAWDPSSPAFVVRHANGATLCIPSVFASWRGEALDLKIPLLRSIEALNKAVTPALKLFGASEGTRVTSSLGAEQEYFLIAEEYYYRRPDLVMTGRTLFGAKPPRGQELEDHYFGAIPDRILSFMTDAEMQLYALGIPVKTRHNEVAPGQFEVAPIFENSNIAADHQQLMMQVLRTTARKYGLVCLMHEKPFAGVNGSGKHCNWSMATDAGENLLDPGDTPDENMQFLFFTSAVLKAVDEHQDLLRACVASASNDHRLGAAEAPPAIISIFLGSELSDIYERLASGQGGRGKSAGLMGLGSRVLPEIPVHAGDRNRTSPFAFTGNKFEFRAVGSSQSISFPITVMNTIVADSVGQLITDLQARVDGGQELDTALAELVRDTYKKHQRIVFDGDGYSDEWHQEAEHQRGLLNLRTALDAVEHLHSPKNVELFGRLEILNDRELAARQEIMFDIYFKTVNIEGETTEYMAQRQILPAALSYLAALKDVPEGSRAAAGVRREVGELTDSLYDALQVLREQNEAQGGEEVHQKAYHMRDAVLPAMREVRTVADRLENLIDFKLWPLPTYRQMLFVK
- a CDS encoding P-loop NTPase family protein yields the protein MHFQGQITVFTGMAGSGKSSLVFDTSTAEVPRRLDETHGFQGFLPHDGQPDVDRIEHLNAPISIDQNRMGGGACGEMLSEGTPQGLKACARSLTGQPL
- a CDS encoding glutamine synthetase family protein; the encoded protein is MTPSPAAERAEILSRLQDAQIKFLRLQFTDILGTTKNVEVPPSQFEKALSGDVTFDGSAVEGFTRVEESDMLLRPDLGTFLIYPPFSREEGERGAVARLICDVTLPDGTPFEGDPRRVLQRQIERAHGLGYEMFVGTEPEFFLFERTPAGLGSTVTHDRAGYFDLAPIDKGERIRREIANKLVEMGFEIEASHHEVAPGQHEIDFRYAPALETADRIATFKFVVKRVALEYGLLASFLPKPLAGVSGSGMHCHLSLFRNGQNTFADESGEYGLSRTAENFIAGLLDHAEGMTAITNPLVNSYKRLVPGFEAPVNIAWSTSNRSALVRIPAKRGNSTRAELRMPDPSCNPYLALAVMLAAGLDGIERGLEPPPAIARNIFRMTVREKRHHRVKELPTDLREALDELGKDEVLRRALGEHVMDHFVAAKRAEWREYSAAVHAWELERYLDLV
- a CDS encoding branched-chain amino acid ABC transporter substrate-binding protein — its product is MKKTALSLSVLAALALGTASAQTTIKIATISPLSGGQSNLGTQIRNGAQLAVNEYAPQFKKLGFNLQLVPYDDQADPATGTAAARKIAADNQILAVVGTLNSGVAIPASAALAPSNLVMISPANTANQVTDRGLANMNRIVARDDSQGPAGANFIMDNLKAKKVYVLNDKTAYGEGLAAEVEKALKAKGVTISGSEGTEEKSDFSSIVAKIKLTRPDAIYFGGIYNQIGVFIKQLRGAGITTPVVGGDGLDSSELPTIVGKAGANNIYYTTVAAPLEALPAAKTFAASFQKTFNNPAQGFGAFGYDAATVTLKGLLEAIRANGNKAPTRKMVQDTIRKGTYKGLLSGEVSFNSVGDRKAATLYVMNIKDGKAVLETSLPVKPPKN
- a CDS encoding branched-chain amino acid ABC transporter permease: MELSVLLPFIVNVIVGGLILGFVYAIIALGYTMVYGVLQLINFAHSEVFITGAVVGFEIFRILQDSPMNGYLKLLLALMSAMVVSGLLNVLIERLAYRPLRGAPRLVPLITAIGVSLILQDVLRFLEGLQGRFDLTYTLPAGFGNKFCAAEGSSCAPLGNFLRSVGVDVQLKDVILVVVALVSLTVLNYVVNRTRLGKAIRAVSQDRVTAGLMGIDSNRMISATFLIGGALGGVSGVLFGIKFGTVNAYSGFDPGIIAFTAAVLGGIGSIPGAVLGGLLLGVIQNLIGVMNIFGDLLGIDNLGTIDASYSKIGPFIVLVLILIFKPTGLLGKSNVEKV